GCTATGGCGTTCGCCAGCGGGCATCACTGCACTCTACCGGCATGGACACTTGGCTGAGTGTAAATCAGCGCCGGGCGCATGATCCGGAAACCCTGTCGGTGGAGCTGACCTGCACCAACCACAATCTACCTCGCTTGCTGCAGGTCGCAGACATCAACCAGGCCTGCGAGCAGACGCCCGAGTTTCTTTCGTTTCGCAACATAACGGCGGCAACCCCAAGCTTTGCGCCACCGCTGGACACTGACTTCCTGTGGCGACTGATCAGCAACATGTCGCTCAACTATTTGTCACTGACCGATATCAACGCCTTGAGAGTCATTCTCGAAACCTACGACCTGCCGCGTTATCACGACCGACAGGTGGAGAAAATCAGCAGGAGGAGGCTTGCCGCACTCCAGTCGATCAGCCATCAGCCGGTGGACCGATTGCACCGTGGCTTGCCATTTCGCGGCTTGCGGGTTGACCTCACCATCGATCCAGAAGGCTATCTGGGGGAGGGCGATGTGTTTGTCTTTGCCTCGGTACTGAATGAGTTTTTCGCACTGTACGCAAGCCTCAACTCGTACCACGAGCTACGAGTCATCAGCACACAAGGAGACGTGTACCTATGGCCACCCCGGATGGGCCAGCAGCCCCTGCTTTAACTGCATTATACAGAGGGATTCGCGAGTACTCGGTGTTTCAGGCGGTCGCGCAGATCATCGAGCGTTTACGCACGGCACACCCTTCGCTTGACGAGGAGGCGCTCTATGACCAATTGGAGTTCCAGGCCAATCCCGGTTTTGGGTTTCCCGGCAACGATATTGATCATGTGGAGTTTTTTACAGAACACGGCCAATTGCGGGCACGGCTTCGCCTCAACGTACTGGGACTGTTTGGCACAGGATCACCGCTGCCGGCGTTCTATGGCGAGCAAGCCTTTACCGAGGTAGCGGGCGGTAATCCGACGCGTGACTTCCTGGACCTTTTTCATCATCGCCTGCACCGGCTGATCGTGCCGATCTGGCGAAAATATCGTTATCAGGCGCGTTTTAAGACGGGCGCCCGCGACCCATTTTCCGAGCAGATGTTTGCGCTGGTGGGCCTGGGCGGCAATGCGATTCGCAGCGCCGCTCAACTCGACTGGAAGCGTCTGCTGCCGTACCTGGGGCTGCTGAGTCTGCGTGCTCATTCCGCCGCACTGATTGAGAGCGTGCTGCGTTATTACTTCAAGCACAGTCGG
This genomic window from Pseudomonas sp. Bout1 contains:
- the tssG gene encoding type VI secretion system baseplate subunit TssG: MATPDGPAAPALTALYRGIREYSVFQAVAQIIERLRTAHPSLDEEALYDQLEFQANPGFGFPGNDIDHVEFFTEHGQLRARLRLNVLGLFGTGSPLPAFYGEQAFTEVAGGNPTRDFLDLFHHRLHRLIVPIWRKYRYQARFKTGARDPFSEQMFALVGLGGNAIRSAAQLDWKRLLPYLGLLSLRAHSAALIESVLRYYFKHSRLVIEQWVERRVVIAQEQRNDLGRTYSTLGSDLVLGDSIIDRSGMFRVHVLALGWERFHDFLPTGAGYQPLCALVRFTARDPLEYDVRLALAQGEVRPLHIGEHNVCRLGWTSWLGHERADGVVTLASKTH